The Spirochaetae bacterium HGW-Spirochaetae-1 DNA segment GATGAGCTGCGGAAAAATCCCGACTTTCCCACAGACAATTCCGGGGAGAACAGGGAGCTTAAAGGAAAAAACAGTAAAAACCAGGATATCCATATTCTGATGATTCCCGTGACTTCTGACGACAACTCCTCCGTTATTTGTGTGTTTCAGAGTACCGCCCCCTTCGACAAAGAAAAATTGCCCTTCCTTCAGTTTTTCGCCGCTATGATTGATATTACCGGCAAGTACTCGATAAAAGACGCCTCGACCATACGGGGAAGCGACCGTTACAAGAAGGACCTCATCAACATGAGGGACATGCAGGCGAAGCTTTTTCCAAAATTCAACGTGGTGCGGGGATTTCAGATAGGCTCCGCATTTCTGCCTGCCGAGCTCATGAGTGGAAATTTCATCGACGGTTTCTACCTCGATGAAAACATCTACCAGGTAGTGGTATGTGATGTTTCGGGATATGACGCGGCATCAACATTCGCCGGGGCGGCCATCCGGACCCTTATCAGATCGGAAGCATCCAAGAAAATGACTCCATCGGTCCTCATAGAAACGATCACCATGAAGCTGAAAAATATAATTGCCGTTGTGCATGCGCTGATCTACATTTCGGTTTTTCAGTTCAACATTAAAACCGGAAAGACCATGATCTCATCCTACGGCCCGCTCATGACACTTTTTTACAATAAGAAAAAAAATGGATATGCCAACCTGGGGACCACCGAGGTGGGCAGGCTCCTGGCGAAACGGATTTTTTACAAGGATTTGTCGCTCATGATGGAACCGGGCGACATTCTCCTGTATTATTCCAACGGGATGATCAACGCGTCGAATGAAACAGGAAAGGAGCAGTACGGAGAAAGCAACCTCTATGCCAGCTTCATGAAGCAGAAGGAATCATCCTCCACGGACCTGGTGCATACCCTGATTGAGTCGCTCAACGATTACACCAATTATTCACCCCTCGAAGCCGATGTCATTCTCATCGCCATAAAGAGGGAAGCACAGGCCTGACCTATACCCGCGTCCCTTCCCTCTCATAGCGCAATTGCATGGACTGTGAGTCATGGATGTTCACTCCCGAAAGCCCTTCCCCGGCTGCGGAGATCATGGCCCTGGCTACTGTTGCGGCCTGGATCGCCCTGTATTTTCTCAGGGGACCGGAAAAGATGAAGGAAAAAATCCCGTAGAGCACGGTTCCCGCAGCCTCTCCCGGGCGTTTCTCACCGCGATCTCCCAGGAGCAGAGACGGACGAAAAATATGCACGGACCCGAAAGGCAGTGAAGACACATCCCTCTCCACCTCTCCCTTGACCCGGTTATAAAATATTTTCGACCTTGCATCGGCACCCAGGGCTGTGACGACAAGAAACTGCCGGGCTCCCATGCGTGATCCGAGCCGTGCGGCTTCCACAACATACGTGTAATCCACCCTGCGAAAATTCTCCCGTGTCTTTGCCTGTTTAATCGTGGTGCCCAGGCAGCAATATATGTCATCGACCCGGAAAAGTTCGACAAAATCCTCCAACCGGTTAAAATCGACGATATACTCCCTGAGCTTCCCGTGACTTTTCCCCACGGGTTTCCTTACCAATGCCGCAACAGTTTCATATTCGCCGGAATCGAGCAGCAGTTCAAGCAGGTTCCCTCCCACCAGGCCGGAGGCCCCCAGTATCAGCGCCTTTCTCTTCATTGTCCCCTCCTCTTTAATTCGATCCCACCGCACATTAAAAAGGCCGCTTCAACACAGCGGCCTCCATTCATTCTTTCCATGGGCTTAAAAGTGTTATTCCACCCACACAACATCGTTTCTGCCCCGGACACCATAAAGCTCCAGGACTGCTTTCCATTTTTTGCTGACTGTTGCGCCGGTGAAATCGGCATCATTAAGTCTCATGCCGGCCATTTCGGAAAAACTCAGGTCGGCTCCGCGCAAGTCTGCCGAGGCAAATTCCGCATCAGTCATATCGGCCAAACGCAGGTCAGCCATGCGCAGAGTGGCTTCCCTGAAATTGGCATTCTTCAGAACCGCGCTGGTCAGCATGGCTCCATTCAGATTGGCCTTGCTGAAATTTGCGTCGGTCAGAACGGCGTTCCGGAGGTCGGCATTACGCAGATCGGCGTTGGAAAAATTTGCCCCCGTAAGGTTTGCGCTGTTGAAATCGGCTCCATAAAGAAGGGCACCGGCAAAATCCGATTTCTGCAGGTCGCCGCCCCGGAAATTTTTGCTGTGATTTTTACTGTCCGGCAAGGCATGCTTGGGAGTACTCGTTCCGCTGAGATTGTAATAGGCCTTATTGCAGCCCGTGGAAAAGAAGGCGATTACTAAGCAAGCCGTGCAGATATGTATTTTATTCATGATTTTCCCCTTCATCGATTGGATACATTATCAGTATTATTATCAGAACTGGACAGCCTATGCTCTATATTTATAATATGCAACCATTTTATAAAAGTCAACAGACAAAAATCGATAACAGGCCCAATTGGACGGTTTTAATACCAATATGGATGGCTCTCTGTATTTACAGTTTTACTTTTGAAACGAAGGGAATATCAGCGAGTCCCCTGGCATGAGGTAAATCATCAACAGGTAGCGGCGGTCAGGCATCGATTATTTAAAAGGCCTGGCGCCGCGCCATGTTCTTCACGAGTCGCGGAATGCGGGAAGGCACCGTGACGTCATCCCTGTTTTTGCTGAAGCAGTTCGTTCATCTTTCCTGACCGGGTTTCCAGGTTCCTCGAAATACCCTGTATATCGCGCAGGTTCTTGGGCACTTCATCACCCAGGACCTTCATGCGCTCCATCCAGTCGACGATCTTCCTGACGAAGCCGGCCTGCTGGTCCGAATAATCTATGACATCTTTCGCGGCCTTGTCTACCTCAACTGTCGTTGAATAGAGCACCTTGCTCTCCTGGAATTCCTTCAGGGTATTGTTCTTCAGGCCCGTCATAAAGTCGGAGTTCTCCCTGACGAAAGAAATAACCTGGTCCAGGTATCGCGCCAGATTCTCGATCATGGATGAAACATTTTCAATATTATTTACGGTATTCTTGATTATCAGGGCTATTTCCTTGGATGAATCAACGCTCATGGTGGCAAGCTTGGATATTTCGTCGGCCACGACCGCGAAACCCTTGCCCTGCTCTCCAGCCCTGGCCGATTCTATGGCAGCGTTGAGCGACAGGAGGTTTGTCTGGTCGGCGATCTCACTGATGGTTTTTGAAATTTCACCGATCTTCTGTGAATTCATTCTCATGTCCGTTATGGACTCGACGGTCTCCCGCAGGTGCTGCTCATTTATCGTGGCCAGCCTCAGTGCTTCCTCGGCTTTAGTGCTCTGGGCCGTACTGTCATTATAGATGCCTTCCATGAGACTGGAAATTTCCTGTATCTTGGTGAAATTTTCTTCCACTGTCCTGTACTGAAAATTCGATTTGCCCCGTATTTCCTCGATGCTCTTTGAAATATCCGAGGAGATATTCATAACCTCTTCCATGAGCCGGGCATGCTCGCTTATGATGACGTCGATCTTTTCACTGGAATCGATGAGTTCCCTGCTGCCCGAGACGAGTTCCACGGCGGTCTCATCCACAGTGCTCAGGAGCCTCAGGGTCCGCACCTGCTCATCACCGATGATCTGTCGCTGTTGGAAATCCTTGCGCAGGTAATATTCTATAGTGAAGCAGGCAAACACACCGATTATGTTAGCCGATAAAAAAAAGAAATTATTATTTATGAACATGGAGAGCCCGTCGCTCCCCAGTCCGCCCGCATACCTTTTGTTCACCAGGATCTCCACGAATATGTATCCGGCCCCTACGATCGATGATGAGATTATGGCATATTTCACACGCAGCCTGGCCAGGGCATAGATCCACATGATGACCAGGAAGAGTCCGCTGAAATAAAAATCATATCCCAGCTCACTGGGCTTAGCGAGGCCGATCATCGTCACAATGCCCAGTCCCAGCACAATCCCGAGGAACGAGAGCAATAATTGATTATGTTTTTTAAAGAGGGTCCTGAATGATAGAATCATCATCCCTGCCAGGAGGGGGACGACAATGGCGTAACGGATAAACCAGACCGCGTATTTTGTTTCCGGAACAATGAGAATATCGAGAATACCGAAGGAGGCATAGAGTATTATGCCGAGTCCGAGCGCTATTCTCATTACAACGATAGACTTGTCAAAATAGTCATCGAGAAAACGCCGTTCAAGATTTTCGTCAAACCTCAGCCGGTACTTATCCAGTAGTTTTTTTATTATCGTCATGCGTGTGCCGTCCTCATGGGAAATTTCGATATGGGATACCATATATAATAGTCCAAAATTTCTATTTCATCAAGTGTTTTTTACCGGGTCCGGCAGAGCTGCATCATGGTGATTTCCCGTAATCGATTTTTTCCGGACATGTT contains these protein-coding regions:
- a CDS encoding oxidoreductase, which encodes MKRKALILGASGLVGGNLLELLLDSGEYETVAALVRKPVGKSHGKLREYIVDFNRLEDFVELFRVDDIYCCLGTTIKQAKTRENFRRVDYTYVVEAARLGSRMGARQFLVVTALGADARSKIFYNRVKGEVERDVSSLPFGSVHIFRPSLLLGDRGEKRPGEAAGTVLYGIFSFIFSGPLRKYRAIQAATVARAMISAAGEGLSGVNIHDSQSMQLRYEREGTRV